One genomic region from Mycoplasmopsis meleagridis encodes:
- the tilS gene encoding tRNA lysidine(34) synthetase TilS — translation MSIKRKKIILAVSGGPDSMFLLNWALKRNKRANLIVCSVNYNYRENSNHDITLVKNFCLKNNLILKIKNIDFQNDNNYKKNNFENQARNDRYAFFKEQYDKFNAKKILTAHHKDDFIETALMQEKTKRKLFFYGIKKKNFINNMNIFRPFVNKYYKDQIIKKCKRKNIVFALDYSNYLESYTRNAIRNDLLVLNIKEKEKLFKKFLKMNRDNKKNEKNVENELEIWKKNNFSQDIFVKLTDKIGILYKFLYTKFPGVKLNSRKINSIIDFIVSSNRTSKYKLNDHQYLVKNKGNIM, via the coding sequence ATGTCAATAAAAAGAAAAAAAATAATATTAGCAGTTAGCGGTGGACCAGATTCGATGTTTTTGCTTAATTGAGCATTAAAAAGAAATAAAAGAGCTAATTTAATTGTTTGTTCAGTTAATTATAACTATAGAGAAAATTCAAATCACGATATTACTTTAGTTAAAAACTTTTGTTTAAAAAACAATTTAATTTTAAAAATTAAAAATATTGATTTTCAAAATGATAATAACTATAAAAAAAACAATTTTGAAAATCAAGCAAGAAATGACAGATATGCCTTTTTTAAAGAACAATATGACAAATTTAATGCAAAAAAAATACTAACAGCTCATCATAAGGATGATTTTATAGAAACTGCTTTAATGCAAGAAAAAACAAAAAGAAAATTATTTTTTTATGGAATTAAAAAGAAAAATTTTATTAACAATATGAACATATTTAGACCCTTCGTTAATAAATATTATAAAGACCAAATAATTAAAAAATGCAAAAGGAAAAATATTGTATTTGCTTTGGATTATTCTAATTATTTAGAATCGTATACAAGAAACGCTATTAGAAACGATTTGTTAGTTTTAAATATAAAAGAAAAAGAAAAACTTTTCAAAAAGTTTTTAAAAATGAATAGAGATAACAAAAAGAATGAAAAAAATGTAGAAAACGAATTAGAAATTTGGAAGAAAAATAATTTTTCGCAAGATATTTTTGTTAAATTAACTGATAAAATAGGTATTTTATATAAGTTTTTGTATACTAAATTTCCTGGGGTGAAATTAAATAGCAGAAAGATTAATAGCATAATAGATTTTATTGTTTCAAGTAATAGAACATCGAAATATAAACTTAATGATCATCAATATTTAGTAAAAAATAAAGGCAATATAATGTAA